The genomic DNA CAATCGCCTGTCCTTCCAAAGCCTTCACTTTCCAATTCAAATAACAATGCTAATGGGCCTCATGAGAGGCCCCCTTCTGGAGGGTCAGTACATTCTGGTCATGGTAATTTGAATAGCAGGCGGAGCAGCAGTAGGCAGCATGATCCTACAGGTGTTCTTTCAAGTCCAGGGCACCGGACAACCTCCAGGAATCGTACTCCTGTTAGATCGAGAGATAGTTCTAGAGAAAGGGAATCAGTGTCAAAAGAGTCACAACGTAGCAGGACAAGACAGTCATCAAATGACAGATCTCGGCAGACTTCCAGTGGAAGATCAAGACAGGCACCTAATGATAGAGTGTCTCCTGCTTCACCACAAGCTCAGTCAGCTAACGTGAATGGATCATTGAGGTCTAGAGATGGTTCAGGAGGTCCCAGGGACCAGTCCTCGAGAAACAATGAGAGTAGAAGGGAGAATGGTCGCAGAGGATCTAATGATATTAACATTCCTAGATATTCACGCAAAGCTATGAATAATTCAGATATAAATGATGAAAGTTCGAAGGAAGACCTCAGGAACAGTCCAAGCAGAGGGCATGGAGCAAGAAATGGATCAAGTAAGTTCAGAAGAGTACCGTCTGGCTCAGAAAAAGCTCAAACAGTGGAGTCTGTCAGTGCAGGTAGCAATGTTACGCTTTCCTTGAAACCCCCTCCAGGACCTCTGCGACAAAATGTATCTTCGCCAAATGCCACAAAGGCTGCTGGGCAAGTTGATTCTACTGGGAAAAAACCTAGCCCAAGAGATTTCATGACCCCAGGGCAGCGATCAGAGATGGAGGAAAATAAGCAGTtctggtctgacatgcaccAAGCTGGTGTCTTCAACCAGCCTGTGAATCCATCCATTTCAAACACTTCAACTGTTAACCCTACCTCCAAACCAAGGAATGAGCAAGTAGAGAAAGTGAAATTAAAGAGCGGAGAAAAAGTTAGGGTGGAATACATATCAGATGACAGCGATGATGAAGATCTTCACTTCGTAGATGAGAAAGGAAGTCCTATTGATCAACTTGGTAGACCACTCTTTGCCCCACAAACTCCCGAAACGCCAGATTTAAGGATAATGTATAGAATTAAGCCTTCTCCACCTCGACAGAAATCAAACAAGAAATCTTCAAGTGGAAAGCAGCAGACAAGGGAAGTGTCTGCAGCTGACTCTTCAAGGTATGGTAGTGGTTACAGCACCAGGAATGGATCAGGACAGAAATCTGGTAGAGAAGGATCCAGGATCCCTGTAAGAAAGTTGGTAGATAGACAAGTTTCTCCCATTGAGGATGAGATTGAAATTTCTCCAGTTGAAACCCAGCAGGAGGGAAACTTAGATTCCGCTCTCCCACCTGTGGCACAAGTTGAGTCTTCAAGAGAAAGGCCTGTGAAATCTGCTTGCCTCCAAACAGGTTTAGAAGATCTACCAACACCTGAAGATGTTGAAGAATCTGAGTTAAAGAGTCCTGTTCAAGAAGTTTCTATTCAGACAATGGACCGTGAAAGTGCCATTCAGACGTCAGATGAACATATCACAGGGAATAATTACAACACACTGCCGTACCAAAGTCCGCTTCAGTCCCCAAGGCATACAGGAGAAACAAGACCATTTGGACAAGTGAGGGTTGCTCCTTTTCAACAGCAGGGTCCAGGGCATCAACCTCCTGGATATAATCAGCAGGGTCAAATGCCATTTCCTGCAGGTGCATATGCTCAGCCAATCCCAGGAAACTACCAGGGTAATCCACAGGCACATTGGCAACCTGTCATGGGACAACCTGGCTACCCAAACCAAGGCCAACAGTTTGCGGCCCCTCTTCAGCCACAGTTTGTGGATCCATTGATGAGTCCTGGAATGAACCAGCAAATGCCTCAACAGATGATGCCAAATTACCCTGGCCAACAGCAATACCCACAACATCACCCACAAATGCAGGATCCCATGCAACAAGGACCGTTTCAACAACAAATGCCTCAGCACCCGCATTCTGGACTGCAATACCAATATCAACCGAATCCACAAGGTCCATTTGCTAGTCCGGGTAGGCCAATTCCGGTACAAGACATGGAAGACCCTTACCCACATGAGCGAGACACATCTGGGCAATCAGAAAGGAAACATCCAGGTCCCAGAAGGCAACAGCCCAAACCTAAACACAACTTCATTGACATCAATAAAACATCAGCCAAATTGAGACGGGATCCTCCAAATAAAAAGTACACAGAGGGTTTCCAGCAGAAGAAGGGTTTAAGGTCACCAATGAACCCTAGGCAACCTCTGCCACAGATCTCCAGGGAAAGCTCTCTGGATGATGGCCAGGAGTCCTCAACTGGGTGGACACCACATGGAAGTGCAACCAGCCGATCAAATGACCAATGGGCACAGGCAGTTATTCGCGAACAGCAGATGATCATGTTAGCTCGAGGTATGTCAGATCCCAACATCTATCCCCAAGGACAAGGGCCTGCACCACCTATGCGGAATGGGTCCCTACCTGGTAACTATGGAGGTGGAAACACATACCAAGGTGGCTATCCCACTCCTGACACCAATCTTAACCAGGTTAATGGTCAACCCTTCAGCTGGTCTGCAGATCGTGCAAACGCCTATGCAAGAATGAATGCCATGCAGAATGCAAATCAACCTGGAGTGGGAGGTCCGTTTTCTGTGGATCCTCGAGGAAGCTATGAGGCCACCCAGACAAGTCCAAGACAAAGGATGGCTTACACCCATCCTATGCCATCCAGGACAAGTCCTTTCCAAGTGCTTCCTGACATACAGAACTCTGGGAGAACAAGTGGTGAGTTCACGGTTGATTTTCAGTCATCATGAAAGGCAAGTCcattccaacaaaaaaaaaaaaaaaaaagttaatcgAATAGGaagtgaaaaatcaaactagcataacacttaaaacttaaaatgaaaatcacatcTAAAATAAGGAATTAGTCATATTAAATTTTGTATTTGAATCAACATTTGTTGGGATGACGTTGCCCTTTGATCTCTGGTACAAAGTGGCATTATATTTTATACTGGCAACTTGTACAGTTTACAGATGTACGTCATGGGCGTACATGCCTTTGCAAGTCACACTTTTCATTCAAGTGGGATGGGGAATAATACACTGACAACtcaacctacatgtaaattAGTGGTTCAAGAGGGTCAGTGTTTGGATTCAAATTGAGGTTGAAGTAATGAAATAAAGTAGAACTGAACTGAGAAAAGACTCGTATCGGCTGGTATTCTGATTGAACTTGGGTTTAACCCTAGTGTAAACGAAAGTTTCATACCACTCTTCTATCGAAAGCTGGGTTCAAATTATACTTCTATATTCATGGAAAACATAAGATATCAAGTAAGTACTGAAAAATTAATTACTCCtagatttacaaaaaatgcaCCCTATCCGTTAACAAGACCAATATTATAACTGGGAATAATCAAAGTGCGCAAAATATAAATCGTTTTATACTCTTCATACCTGCAGGAGAAGACAAGGAATTGAGGACCAGTGACCCTGATGGCTACCTACTGAAGCTCCAGAAGCAGAAGCAAGGGCCTCAGTATAAACCGTACACCCTCAAGGACTTCCAGAATCTAAAGAaggatttcaagtttggtggtCTGGGGCCGGACAAGGAAACTATGAATATCAGggtaagataatgatgatggtgatgatgatatgcaACATTAATATAGCttttaatacaatgtttctgTTTGTAAGCACTGCCTATTATTTCCACAGCTTCACCATGGTCACCCTTATCGGGCTTTTGaatattcaaggaattcctttcCTAAACCAATTTACTACGCCTGCATGGAGAGCGGTAAAGTTAGATAAATGCCTTGTCAAAGGATGCGAGTAGTGCAGTGGCATTTGAACCCCAGATCTTATAATTTTAAACTCAAGACTTGTCCACAGAGTTGCAACACGTTTAATTCAAATTTCCACAAAGGGTTGTTCATTTACTCTGGCATTAATTACACAATACCTCAATATGACCTTGCTATGAAATTTACGACATCGGTAAAACGCCAAAGCATCAGTAACGAGCCATTGTTGCCCTTTGGCGTAAGAGAGTCGAAGGCGCAACTGAATGATTTGCTAAGAGATGCCACAGtagtcaaagaaaaaaaaatacatgtatctgttggCCATTTGATGTCTGACGTGAGGAGAGGGTATTTTTATGTCAAGGAGTAGACAATCTATGGAGGTGATTTGATGTCTGGGAATGGACAATGGTCTTTGTGAGTGATTTTTAAGTCAAAGCGTTGGTGGAATTATTTCATGTCTCTATGTCTCTATGTCTTTCATCCCTGCAGAATGAGAAAGTGGCCCGGCAGCGGGATTACGCTCGTCAGGTGATGGAACAGAACAAGAAGATGATAAGGGCCTCCCCCCAGGCCAGTCATACCCCAGGGAAGGGCAGCCCACAGACAGAAACCTCAAAGAGAGAACTGGTAAGATCCCTATCGAACCAAGCgtatgtttcataaaacttgtcataataacaaatttacaataacagttataagccactgaaagcattcaatttcattggctgatagtaaatttgttatagaaatctTGCGTTTGTCATTATAACAAGTCTCCATGAAACGTAGCTCAAATCTGCAAGGCTCATTCATCGGACCATAAATTGTTAGAACATTTAATAGGAAATATTTTTGCTACTTTGAatctaaaatatgaaataaaagccaatttgtaaattttacgaaTAATTTCCTCACTTTTATTGAATACAACTTCCTTGTCCTTTTTGAGCCTGTAATATCTCCAATGCAAAAACATGTATACATGAGAAAGTTCCTGTAGATTGGGTTAATGCAATTCTGTTCTGCACATTTCTGACAGTCACATATTCTGTCTCACCTGGCTTTATTAGAGGTTGGCTAATTTGATTTGTAATCCATATCTTGTTATTTTACTCTTCCAAGTTTAGGCTTTAGGGTCATGATTggttaattttctttattctggAATTGTTTGACCTTGATTTGCTCAGTATTGATGCCTGGGGTGGAGGGCACTTcgattgacgagtggataccatgcgtgaccccccaaaaaaacatgtaaaaaggatctTTTTCTTCAAGATAGTGCATGTTACGTAGGTAATGTAATAAGGGTGTccaaaacactaaaataatgaaaaaagggaatatatttcgctaggaaaacccacgtgtttagggtactATTTATGAGGATATAAATAGACTAAAACTACTTTATACATtagatgtactttttgccccaacactgtGTACGTGTCTAGGgtccgatttgagcgaggtgtgTGGGGTGatactaaacccaatgaaagtaaaggtaaagccgaTGTCCGTGACATAAACTGTAGGGGATAACAATTATCgttttacttgtttagggggtcaattcagggaatacttgtcaagggtaaCGTTTTCtctccaatacttgttaagggtaggtttCACCGGCcaaaacttgttaaggggtgcattttcagaacatggaaaatacttgtttagggtgcttttcgagaccccatggtcagtATTGGTCAAACATGGTATCCAATAGTCAATGAAAgtggctcccccccccccccccggtgttTATGATATAGATTTCGTTTCTATTTTGCATGCATTAACCACTATTGACTTTGTTCCTACCGTATTACCCCCACCCCACTGTAATCGTACAGAACAACTCATTTCCATATGGGTCATTTAGGTGACAAAGCCGCAAGATTTTGACAAGTTTTTAGACGTGTACTGGTGAGAGTGCAGAACATGcaacattttccattttcttcttcttgttttgaGATTAATTCTTTCAGAGAATATATCAAAGTGTTGGACTCACATGGTCATGTTTGCACATCTAACCCTCACCAACGCTTTGCCAAGAAATTTGTGTTGCGATAATTATGATCCCCCAAAAAGATTCATTTTAGAATAGGATATTCTTTAAATAATACTATACATTGGAAAGAGTATATAGGTCTCtaccaatttttatttatttattctttttaattcagCCACCTCAGAGGACACACCCAAaatggttttttttaatgaagaaaatttGACCAGGCAATTTTTGGAGGACCATTTTTCTCTGTAGGCCGCAAGCAACATAAAAACATCTTGTAACATTTTATTCGCATTATCTTCCCTCATTTcttaccctccccccccccttattctcTTTCAAAATCATCTTCAAATCCTCACTGAAATTGGTGGTCCTGTTCCTACCATTCCAGATGCTAGCCTATGCCGATTCGGTCCCCCTTCCCAGAATAAGGAATAATAATAGCCCGCGGATCAGTCGCCCAGGGACACCAGATCTGTGGtcagttgaattttttttttaataggatGGCACATGCACTGGCTTTTAACATGCACAGAGTGTGTTTGCTGTTATCAAAATTAATCCTCTTCTTAAAATGACAAATTGTATTCCTAGATATGAACCTCTACTGTTTCACTTTAAAGATTATAAAAACCAACAGGCTTTAATAGCACCACCTCCATTCCTCAATTACTCATATCTGGCCAGGTTaattacccataatgcaacattttgAGCAGTGTAGTATTGTTATATACACTGCAGGCCCACTTGACTAATTCATGACCCAATACATTCCTAC from Lytechinus variegatus isolate NC3 chromosome 8, Lvar_3.0, whole genome shotgun sequence includes the following:
- the LOC121420020 gene encoding LOW QUALITY PROTEIN: protein piccolo-like (The sequence of the model RefSeq protein was modified relative to this genomic sequence to represent the inferred CDS: inserted 1 base in 1 codon), translating into MPMASSSGKITAHNLHLLEDDPANASGDGRGEMMPDDDLNLRTADSPSSVESRQLDDSPIDERASPANLREEAKYQEELRERVKKSFADLGIEPEGVLLKDSLDDTPRDSIEIKEDLPYGEIREGEYDSRRKKKSVDNDVNEDDIDSSEELNDGHDDHGNEEENHLEAEVPVNDDDEDENFLADSLEAEAPNHQGQSDHRAENEDYPVHQGDDIEHGNNDSAPDVGVSNDPHFEDDEEENDFVRDSLETDRDEAELDNLNDSNPISLGEVDQDQFDGDASDSFPTPVNQNIPDENDPGEPAEQFPSLSQPLQPEDEVDDRSADPFHEGSDKLNNQNKEETFRDDAGPVSERPPSEQQYKTLNRNRTLDGNDGESDDGIGENPNSGSQNGVRPFVSDRDTTPLEHDYDDDDEGQGSPAALRGDQFGESYPDDDEQNSEKPPVHSHIRNLESREQSPVLPKPSLSNSNNNANGPHERPPSGGSVHSGHGNLNSRRSSSRQHDPTGVLSSPGHRTTSRNRTPVRSRDSSRERESVSKESQRSRTRQSSNDRSRQTSSGRSRQAPNDRVSPASPQAQSANVNGSLRSRDGSGGPRDQSSRNNESRRENGRRGSNDINIPRYSRKAMNNSDINDESSKEDLRNSPSRGHGARNGSSKFRRVPSGSEKAQTVESVSAGSNVTLSLKPPPGPLRQNVSSPNATKAAGQVDSTGKKPSPRDFMTPGQRSEMEENKQFWSDMHQAGVFNQPVNPSISNTSTVNPTSKPRNEQVEKVKLKSGEKVRVEYISDDSDDEDLHFVDEKGSPIDQLGRPLFAPQTPETPDLRIMYRIKPSPPRQKSNKKSSSGKQQTREVSAADSSRYGSGYSTRNGSGQKSGREGSRIPVRKLVDRQVSPIEDEIEISPVETQQEGNLDSALPPVAQVESSRERPVKSACLQTGLEDLPTPEDVEESELKSPVQEVSIQTMDRESAIQTSDEHITGNNYNTLPYQSPLQSPRHTGETRPFGQVRVAPFQQQGPGHQPPGYNQQGQMPFPAGAYAQPIPGNYQGNPQAHWQPVMGQPGYPNQGQQFAAPLQPQFVDPLMSPGMNQQMPQQMMPNYPGQQQYPQHHPQMQDPMQQGPFQQQMPQHPHSGLQYQYQPNPQGPFASPGRPIPVQDMEDPYPHERDTSGQSERKHPGPRRQQPKPKHNFIDINKTSAKLRRDPPNKKYTEGFQQKKGLRSPMNPRQPLPQISRESSLDDGQESSTGWTPHGSATSRSNDQWAQAVIREQQMIMLARGMSDPNIYPQGQGPAPPMRNGSLPGNYGGGNTYQGGYPTPDTNLNQVNGQPFSWSADRANAYARMNAMQNANQPGVGGPFSVDPRGSYEATQTSPRQRMAYTHPMPSRTSPFQVLPDIQNSGRTSGEDKELRTSDPDGYLLKLQKQKQGPQYKPYTLKDFQNLKKDFKFGGLGPDKETMNIRNEKVARQRDYARQVMEQNKKMIRASPQASHTPGKGSPQTETSKRELMLAYADSVPLPRIRNNNXPADQSPRDTRSVALEYAKHIPKPPAPTPPEVLHDRLYGSGANSRNSGSGSRSSSVREETFSSHEENTALEMARLQELTERHQQEKNELDRLRKGLST